The following are from one region of the Mesorhizobium sp. B4-1-4 genome:
- a CDS encoding phosphoenolpyruvate carboxylase translates to MEQSRRIRFREDERSLLLRLLLQVASAREPEIAAVLSGRRSLVSLAAEQRIPALQASGVWFQLLTIADELLAMRTRRELEQGAGVDEVPGSFASVIAQMAANGHSAEEVQATLDELCVGPTMTAHPTEAKRVTVLEIHRRIYRKLTELDQPRWAPGERDLLVADLESEIELLWMTGELRLERPTVEREIAWGLHFFREVIFEATPQLYGKLQGAFERHYPGEPIRIPSFMRYASWIGGDRDGNPNVTALVTAHAVAEYRNTAIGWYLTQVQRLVTVLSASSNVVELPANFKPVLQTALDKSGQAQEIATRNPDEPLRQFASALLARLEATRDGGTAAYLSAEAFRVDLNGLSCVLEAIGGRAVARRFVQPLLWQVGSFGFRTVSLDIRQNSTVVNRVLAELFALTNPTDPVAAGTPQWSARIRAALSGGERLEIDAGRLSPEAGELLSTFSVIREQISSSDADAVGSFVLSMTRSADDLLAVYLLAQYCGLSTAPGGGGTIRLRIVPLFETIADLQAAPVILNELLGISLVRRTVRDFGARQEIMLGYSDSNKDGGFLASNWELAKAQKRLAAIGRKHRVRISFFHGRGGSVSRGGAPTGRAIAAQPAGTVAGAMRVTEQGEVVSSKFANRGTGLNQLEVLAAGVLAHSVGAPGGVEPKETPEFDEALEALAGMSQASYARLMAEAGFLDYFNQASPVAELALLKMGSRPDRRFGASGIADLRAIPWVFAWSQNRHLLTGWYGIGSALSAFVTVRGEAGRDLLARMFEHSRFFRLIVDEAEKTLYQSDMEIARLYAGLVSDSQAAGRIYARIAAEYELTRRLIGDLTGGDLSARFPMFKRRFDNLRRQMDDIHRLQVELLREVRSNTRTADQKRATDALLVSINCISAGLGWTG, encoded by the coding sequence TTGGAACAGAGCAGGCGCATCAGATTTCGTGAAGACGAGCGCAGCCTTTTGTTGCGCCTGCTGCTTCAGGTCGCAAGCGCGCGCGAGCCGGAGATCGCCGCTGTTCTAAGCGGACGCAGGTCGCTTGTCTCGCTTGCCGCGGAGCAGCGCATCCCGGCGCTTCAGGCGAGCGGCGTATGGTTCCAGTTGCTGACGATTGCCGACGAGTTGCTTGCCATGCGAACGCGTCGCGAACTCGAACAAGGCGCGGGTGTCGACGAAGTGCCCGGATCGTTCGCCAGCGTGATCGCGCAGATGGCGGCGAACGGCCACTCGGCGGAGGAAGTCCAGGCGACGCTCGATGAGCTTTGCGTCGGCCCGACCATGACCGCGCATCCGACAGAGGCCAAACGCGTCACGGTTCTGGAGATCCACCGGCGTATCTATCGCAAGCTGACCGAACTCGACCAGCCGCGCTGGGCGCCGGGCGAACGTGACCTGTTGGTCGCCGATCTGGAAAGCGAGATCGAGCTTCTGTGGATGACGGGCGAGCTGCGGCTGGAGCGTCCGACGGTCGAACGCGAAATCGCTTGGGGCCTGCATTTCTTTCGCGAAGTCATCTTCGAGGCGACGCCGCAGCTCTATGGCAAGCTTCAAGGCGCTTTCGAGCGTCACTATCCGGGAGAGCCGATCAGAATCCCTTCTTTCATGCGCTATGCCTCGTGGATCGGCGGCGACCGCGATGGCAATCCAAACGTGACGGCTTTGGTCACCGCCCATGCCGTGGCCGAATACCGCAATACCGCGATAGGCTGGTATCTGACGCAGGTGCAGCGGCTGGTGACGGTGCTCAGCGCCAGCTCGAACGTCGTTGAGCTGCCGGCCAACTTCAAGCCGGTGCTGCAAACGGCGCTTGATAAAAGCGGACAGGCGCAAGAGATCGCCACCCGCAATCCTGACGAACCGCTTCGCCAGTTCGCTTCGGCCTTGCTTGCCCGGCTGGAGGCCACGCGAGACGGCGGCACGGCGGCGTACCTCTCGGCGGAGGCGTTTCGTGTCGATCTGAACGGCCTGTCATGCGTTCTCGAAGCAATCGGAGGGCGCGCGGTAGCCAGGCGTTTCGTGCAGCCCCTGCTTTGGCAGGTCGGAAGCTTCGGCTTCCGTACCGTCTCGCTCGACATCCGGCAGAACTCCACGGTCGTCAACCGTGTGCTGGCCGAGCTGTTTGCGCTGACAAATCCCACAGATCCGGTCGCGGCCGGCACACCGCAATGGTCGGCGCGCATTCGCGCAGCCTTAAGCGGGGGCGAACGGCTGGAGATCGACGCAGGCCGGCTTTCGCCGGAAGCAGGTGAGCTGCTTTCGACATTCTCCGTCATCCGCGAGCAGATCTCCAGCTCGGATGCCGACGCCGTCGGCTCTTTCGTTCTCAGCATGACCCGCTCGGCCGACGATCTGCTCGCGGTCTATCTACTGGCGCAATATTGCGGACTCTCCACCGCGCCTGGTGGCGGCGGCACAATCAGGCTGCGGATCGTGCCATTGTTCGAGACCATCGCCGATCTGCAGGCAGCACCCGTCATCCTGAACGAATTGCTCGGCATTTCGCTGGTGAGGCGGACGGTGCGGGATTTCGGCGCGCGCCAGGAGATCATGCTTGGCTACTCGGATTCCAACAAGGACGGCGGTTTCCTGGCTTCCAATTGGGAATTGGCAAAGGCGCAAAAGCGCCTCGCTGCCATCGGCCGTAAGCATAGGGTCAGGATCAGCTTCTTTCATGGTCGCGGCGGCTCTGTCAGCCGTGGCGGCGCGCCGACCGGCCGGGCAATCGCGGCACAGCCGGCAGGCACCGTCGCCGGAGCCATGCGGGTGACCGAACAGGGCGAGGTCGTATCGTCGAAATTCGCCAATCGCGGCACCGGCCTCAACCAGCTCGAGGTTCTCGCCGCCGGCGTGCTGGCCCATAGCGTCGGAGCGCCCGGCGGTGTCGAACCGAAGGAAACGCCGGAGTTCGACGAAGCGCTGGAAGCGCTGGCAGGCATGTCGCAGGCATCCTATGCCAGGTTGATGGCCGAGGCCGGCTTTCTCGATTATTTCAACCAGGCGAGCCCGGTCGCGGAACTGGCACTCCTGAAAATGGGCTCACGACCGGATCGCCGTTTCGGCGCCAGCGGGATTGCCGACCTGCGCGCCATTCCCTGGGTGTTCGCCTGGAGCCAGAACCGTCATCTGTTGACCGGCTGGTATGGCATCGGCAGCGCGCTGAGCGCCTTCGTCACAGTGCGCGGCGAGGCCGGGCGCGATCTTCTGGCCCGCATGTTCGAGCATTCGCGCTTCTTCCGCCTGATCGTCGACGAGGCCGAGAAGACGCTTTACCAGTCCGACATGGAGATCGCGCGGCTCTACGCCGGCCTGGTGTCCGACAGCCAAGCGGCTGGGCGAATCTACGCCCGCATCGCCGCCGAATACGAGTTGACGCGACGCCTGATCGGTGACCTCACGGGAGGCGATCTTTCCGCACGCTTTCCGATGTTCAAGCGGCGCTTCGACAATCTGCGGCGGCAGATGGACGACATTCACCGGCTGCAGGTCGAGCTGCTGCGCGAAGTCAGGTCAAATACCAGGACAGCGGATCAAAAGCGGGCGACCGACGCTCTGCTCGTATCGATCAATTGCATCTCGGCTGGCCTCGGGTGGACGGGATAG
- a CDS encoding malate--CoA ligase subunit beta, with protein sequence MDIHEYQAKELLARHGVHVPRGGLAYSPEQATYRAREIGGGKWVLKAQVHSGARGKAGGIKLCTNDEEISSAAEAMLGRKLVTHQTGPRGKLISRLYLEEAVDIAQELYLGFVLDRKEERVMIVASAAGGMEIEDISEKKPDSIIRATVDPGVGMQRFQAREIAFGLGLEDSLIGKATETIFSCYQVFRDYDASMLEINPLVVTRDGNLVALDAKMSFDENALFRRPEISELRDKSQEDPRETFASDRGLSYVGLDGNIGCIINGAGLAMATMDMIKIAGGEPANFLDIGGGASPERVAKSFRAVLGDKNVETILVNIFAGINRCDWVAEGVVKAIREVGVTVPLVVRLSGTKAEEGRRILADSGEAVIVADTLAEAAEKAVAAWRAANERKAA encoded by the coding sequence ATGGACATCCACGAATATCAGGCCAAGGAACTGCTCGCCCGTCACGGAGTGCATGTGCCGCGCGGCGGGCTGGCCTACAGCCCCGAACAGGCGACCTACCGGGCGCGCGAGATCGGCGGCGGCAAATGGGTGCTGAAGGCGCAGGTTCATTCCGGCGCGCGCGGCAAGGCCGGCGGCATCAAGCTGTGCACCAATGACGAGGAGATCTCGAGCGCCGCCGAAGCGATGCTCGGCCGCAAGCTGGTGACTCATCAGACCGGCCCGCGCGGCAAGCTGATCTCGCGGCTCTATCTGGAGGAAGCGGTCGACATCGCCCAGGAGCTCTATCTCGGCTTCGTGCTCGACCGCAAGGAAGAACGCGTCATGATCGTGGCCTCGGCCGCCGGTGGCATGGAGATCGAGGACATCTCAGAGAAAAAACCTGATTCCATCATCCGCGCGACTGTCGATCCCGGCGTCGGCATGCAGCGCTTCCAGGCGCGCGAGATCGCCTTCGGGCTCGGGCTGGAGGACAGCCTGATTGGCAAGGCGACCGAGACCATCTTCAGCTGCTACCAGGTGTTCCGCGACTACGACGCCTCGATGCTGGAGATCAATCCGCTGGTGGTGACACGCGACGGCAACCTGGTCGCGCTCGACGCCAAGATGTCGTTCGACGAGAACGCGCTGTTCCGCCGGCCGGAAATCTCCGAACTGCGCGACAAGAGCCAGGAAGACCCGCGCGAGACCTTCGCCAGCGACCGCGGCCTCTCCTATGTCGGCCTCGACGGCAACATCGGCTGCATCATCAATGGCGCCGGCCTCGCGATGGCAACCATGGACATGATCAAGATCGCCGGCGGCGAGCCGGCCAACTTCCTCGACATCGGCGGCGGCGCCTCGCCCGAGCGGGTGGCGAAATCCTTCCGCGCCGTGCTTGGCGACAAGAATGTCGAGACCATCCTCGTCAACATCTTCGCCGGCATCAACCGCTGCGACTGGGTCGCCGAAGGCGTCGTCAAGGCGATCCGTGAGGTTGGCGTGACCGTGCCGCTGGTTGTGCGGCTCTCCGGCACCAAGGCCGAGGAAGGGCGCCGCATCCTGGCCGATTCCGGCGAGGCGGTGATCGTCGCCGACACGCTGGCCGAAGCCGCCGAAAAGGCCGTCGCCGCATGGCGTGCGGCCAACGAGAGAAAAGCAGCCTGA
- a CDS encoding HpcH/HpaI aldolase/citrate lyase family protein: MSHTINHLKKLRLQRSELAVPGSSPEMIDKAANSAADFVFLDIEDAVAPPDKERARKNIIQALNDIDWRAKGKTVSVRINGLDTHYMYRDVVDVMEQAGDRLDTILVPKVGVPADLYMVEAMVNQIEMAKGFKTRVGLEALIETALGMANVEAIAATPGRLEAMHFGVADYAASCKARTVNIGGLNPDYPGDQWHFALSRMTVACRAYGLRAIDGPFGDFSDPEGYVAGARRAAALGIEGKWAIHPSQIALANDVFSPPEKEVTRARRILEVLKEAEALGKGAAALDGKMIDAASERMARNVLVVNEAIERAGQPAR; encoded by the coding sequence ATGAGCCACACCATCAACCACCTTAAGAAATTGCGGCTGCAGCGCAGCGAGCTGGCGGTTCCCGGCTCCAGCCCGGAAATGATCGACAAGGCGGCGAACAGCGCCGCCGACTTCGTCTTCCTCGATATCGAGGACGCGGTCGCCCCGCCCGACAAGGAACGCGCCCGCAAGAACATCATCCAGGCGCTCAACGACATCGACTGGCGCGCCAAGGGCAAGACCGTCTCGGTGCGCATCAACGGTCTGGACACCCATTACATGTACCGCGACGTGGTCGACGTGATGGAACAGGCCGGTGACCGCCTGGACACGATACTGGTGCCGAAGGTCGGCGTGCCGGCCGACCTCTATATGGTCGAGGCCATGGTCAACCAGATCGAGATGGCCAAGGGTTTCAAGACCCGCGTCGGTCTCGAAGCGCTGATCGAGACCGCACTCGGCATGGCCAATGTCGAGGCCATTGCCGCGACACCCGGTCGGCTGGAGGCGATGCATTTCGGTGTCGCCGATTATGCGGCAAGCTGCAAGGCGCGTACCGTCAACATCGGCGGCCTCAATCCCGACTATCCCGGCGACCAGTGGCATTTCGCGCTGTCGCGGATGACGGTCGCCTGCCGGGCATACGGCCTGCGCGCCATCGACGGACCGTTCGGCGATTTCTCCGATCCGGAGGGTTATGTCGCTGGAGCCAGGCGTGCCGCCGCCCTCGGCATCGAAGGCAAATGGGCGATCCACCCCTCGCAGATCGCGCTCGCCAACGACGTCTTCTCGCCTCCGGAAAAGGAGGTGACGCGCGCCAGGCGCATCCTCGAGGTGCTGAAGGAGGCCGAGGCGCTCGGCAAGGGAGCGGCCGCCCTCGACGGCAAGATGATCGACGCCGCATCGGAGCGCATGGCGAGGAACGTCCTGGTGGTCAACGAAGCCATCGAACGCGCCGGCCAACCTGCTCGCTGA
- a CDS encoding aminotransferase class V-fold PLP-dependent enzyme: MAGFTHLFIPGPTNIPEQVRQAMNLPMEDMRAASFPDLTLPLFEDIKRVFKNENGRVFIYPSSGTGAWEAAMTNVLSPGDRVLMSRFGQFSHLWVDMAERLGFEVDAIDCEWGTGVPLELYAERLKADKAHRIKAVFCTQNETATGVTSDVAGCRAALDEANHPALLFVDGVSSIGSIDFRQEEWGVDCAVSGSQKGFMLPAGLGFLSVSKKALVASRTATHRRCFFSFEDMIRANDAGYFPYTPATQLLRGLRASLDLIEDEGLDAIFARHHRLAEGVRKAVDAWGLKLCAKAPKWHSDTVSAILVPEGIDSGDVVKRAYGTYQTSLGGGLNKVFGKVFRIGHLGWLNEVMVLASLSAAEMALLDCGVRLAPGSGVGAAIQHFRASAQMPVAEAA, encoded by the coding sequence ATGGCCGGTTTCACCCATCTTTTCATTCCGGGGCCGACCAACATCCCCGAACAGGTCCGGCAGGCGATGAACCTGCCAATGGAGGACATGCGCGCCGCGTCCTTCCCCGATCTCACGCTGCCACTGTTCGAGGACATCAAGCGCGTCTTCAAGAACGAGAACGGCCGCGTCTTCATCTATCCATCCTCGGGCACGGGCGCCTGGGAAGCGGCGATGACCAATGTGCTCAGCCCCGGCGACCGCGTGCTGATGTCGCGCTTCGGCCAGTTCTCGCATCTGTGGGTCGACATGGCCGAGCGCCTCGGCTTCGAAGTCGATGCCATCGACTGCGAATGGGGGACCGGCGTGCCGCTAGAGCTTTACGCGGAGCGGCTGAAGGCTGACAAGGCGCACCGCATCAAGGCCGTCTTCTGCACGCAGAACGAGACGGCGACCGGCGTGACCAGCGACGTCGCTGGCTGCCGCGCCGCACTCGATGAGGCAAACCATCCTGCCCTCCTCTTCGTCGACGGCGTGTCGTCGATCGGCTCGATCGACTTCCGTCAGGAGGAATGGGGCGTCGACTGCGCGGTCAGCGGCTCGCAGAAAGGTTTCATGCTGCCCGCCGGTCTCGGCTTCCTGTCGGTGAGCAAAAAGGCGCTTGTCGCTTCGAGAACCGCCACCCACCGGCGCTGCTTCTTCTCCTTCGAGGACATGATCCGCGCCAACGATGCCGGCTATTTCCCCTACACGCCGGCGACGCAGCTGCTGCGCGGCCTGCGTGCCTCGCTCGACCTGATCGAGGACGAAGGGCTCGACGCCATCTTCGCCCGCCACCATCGTCTCGCTGAAGGCGTGCGCAAGGCGGTCGACGCGTGGGGCCTGAAACTCTGCGCCAAGGCGCCGAAATGGCATTCCGATACGGTGAGCGCCATCCTGGTTCCGGAAGGCATCGACAGCGGCGACGTCGTCAAGCGCGCCTACGGCACCTACCAGACGTCGCTCGGCGGCGGCCTCAACAAGGTGTTCGGCAAGGTGTTCCGCATCGGCCATCTCGGCTGGTTGAACGAGGTCATGGTGCTCGCCTCGCTTTCGGCGGCCGAGATGGCGCTGCTCGATTGCGGCGTGCGGCTGGCGCCGGGCTCCGGCGTCGGCGCGGCCATACAGCACTTCCGCGCCTCGGCGCAGATGCCGGTCGCCGAAGCGGCGTGA
- a CDS encoding site-2 protease family protein has protein sequence MSPIVTAILVASNLGLIFLLMTMPLGLRTVRVSRVVAMDRQRLWQALWPLGSDAGWSGEILSAEALDGEGVTRIMLSWEGRDGKPIERRSKFEDVVEGSRFSMRVIEDTVLDSSFWKDYQETTELVSEGHGTRVTLGRTDRYRGIAFLVFRYFAMRRELSKLQRWATTGRYRKGGWFEHPLSQIGFAVLSALILWPFFGLHLGGLALATILTSVVALHELGHMAAFRLMGHRKARMIFIPLLGGIAIGGRPYNSRFEVAFVALMGAGFSAFLVPIVIAASAFAGGEGHKGAAALLAALAGCVALFNIANLVPVWKFDGGQVLRQICPGPIWLAVASFLLLSALLMIGGQAGFSSGFLLAAGAVFSILSLLTMGSGVKPRHELEPIRAVDRFAMAGALLAVFVIHGCGVLWASAQLL, from the coding sequence GTGTCGCCGATCGTTACGGCCATTCTCGTGGCCAGCAATCTCGGGCTGATCTTTCTCTTGATGACCATGCCGCTTGGTTTGCGCACGGTCAGGGTGAGCCGCGTGGTTGCCATGGACCGCCAGCGCCTCTGGCAGGCGCTGTGGCCGCTTGGCAGCGATGCCGGCTGGTCCGGTGAGATCCTGTCAGCCGAAGCGCTGGACGGGGAGGGCGTGACCCGCATCATGCTGTCGTGGGAAGGCCGCGACGGCAAGCCGATCGAGCGCAGGTCAAAGTTTGAGGACGTTGTCGAGGGCAGCCGGTTTTCGATGCGCGTCATCGAGGATACCGTGCTCGATAGTTCTTTCTGGAAGGATTATCAGGAGACCACCGAACTGGTTTCCGAGGGTCATGGCACAAGGGTGACCCTTGGCCGGACCGACCGCTACCGCGGCATCGCCTTCCTGGTGTTCCGTTACTTCGCCATGCGCCGCGAGCTCTCCAAGCTGCAGCGCTGGGCGACGACCGGGCGTTATCGCAAAGGCGGCTGGTTCGAGCATCCGCTGAGCCAGATCGGCTTTGCGGTGCTGTCGGCATTGATCCTATGGCCGTTCTTCGGTCTCCATCTCGGCGGGCTGGCGCTGGCCACGATCCTGACGTCGGTGGTGGCCTTGCACGAGCTTGGCCACATGGCGGCGTTCCGGCTGATGGGGCACCGCAAGGCACGGATGATCTTCATCCCGCTGCTCGGCGGCATCGCCATTGGCGGCCGGCCCTACAACAGCCGGTTCGAAGTGGCCTTCGTGGCATTGATGGGGGCGGGGTTCTCCGCTTTCTTGGTGCCGATCGTCATAGCCGCCAGCGCGTTTGCCGGCGGCGAGGGGCACAAGGGCGCCGCCGCGCTGCTCGCGGCGCTGGCAGGCTGCGTGGCCCTGTTCAACATCGCCAATCTGGTGCCGGTGTGGAAGTTCGATGGCGGTCAGGTGCTGCGCCAGATCTGCCCAGGGCCGATCTGGCTGGCGGTGGCCTCGTTCCTGCTGCTCTCGGCCTTGCTGATGATTGGCGGGCAGGCCGGGTTCTCCTCCGGCTTTCTGCTCGCGGCGGGAGCGGTCTTTTCGATCCTCAGCCTGCTGACCATGGGCAGCGGGGTGAAGCCGCGCCACGAACTGGAACCGATCCGCGCGGTCGACCGGTTCGCCATGGCCGGCGCGCTGCTGGCGGTGTTCGTCATCCATGGCTGCGGCGTCCTGTGGGCGTCGGCGCAATTGCTTTGA
- a CDS encoding LuxR C-terminal-related transcriptional regulator, whose amino-acid sequence MLECDGRFELLGSVQSGKHFLELAMAGEFDVAVIGWKLSDMDGADVLAEVQGRKLDVRITVFSNDHDIGILKQCVRLGAQGYCFQFDDPAIIFETMLAVAHGRICIPFIDINKVNDTPLALLTVRERELLAVLSDGWTNLQIATRTGISENTVKYHLKNLYDKLDVRNRAMAVALYAREKRTQKQPFG is encoded by the coding sequence ATGCTCGAATGCGACGGGCGTTTCGAACTTCTGGGCTCGGTGCAAAGCGGCAAGCATTTCCTGGAACTGGCAATGGCGGGCGAATTCGACGTCGCCGTCATCGGCTGGAAGCTCTCCGACATGGATGGCGCGGATGTTCTGGCCGAGGTCCAGGGCCGCAAGCTTGATGTGCGCATAACGGTGTTTTCAAATGACCATGACATCGGCATCCTGAAGCAGTGCGTGCGGCTGGGAGCCCAGGGCTACTGCTTTCAGTTCGACGATCCGGCCATCATCTTCGAGACGATGCTGGCCGTCGCGCACGGGCGCATCTGCATCCCCTTTATCGACATCAACAAGGTCAACGACACGCCGCTGGCGCTGCTCACGGTCCGCGAGCGCGAGCTGCTGGCGGTGCTCTCCGACGGCTGGACCAATCTGCAGATCGCGACGCGGACGGGCATTTCCGAGAACACGGTGAAATACCACCTCAAGAATCTCTACGACAAGCTCGACGTCCGCAACCGGGCGATGGCCGTAGCGCTCTATGCGCGCGAGAAGCGTACCCAGAAACAGCCTTTCGGGTAG
- the sucD gene encoding succinate--CoA ligase subunit alpha — translation MAILLNRSTRVIVQGFTGKIGSFHAEDMKRYGTKLVGGVTPGKGGQTHLGLPVFNTVKGAVRETRAEASIVFVPPPFAADSIMEAADAGIKLCVCITDGIPSQDMMQVKRYMRRYRFEDRMRLVGPNCAGMITPGQALMGIMPGSIYLPGRIGIVGRSGTLGYEAASQMKALGIGVSTSVGIGGDPINGSSFKDILRLFEQDDETDAVVMIGEIGGPQEAEAAIWARDSMRKPLIAYIAGLSAPKGRRMGHAGAIISAFGESAQEKVEILKEAGVVIVPTPSSFGEVVADTLARIKKAA, via the coding sequence ATGGCAATCCTGCTCAACCGCAGCACGCGCGTTATCGTGCAAGGCTTCACCGGCAAGATCGGCAGTTTCCACGCCGAGGACATGAAGCGCTATGGCACCAAGCTCGTCGGTGGTGTCACCCCCGGCAAGGGCGGCCAGACGCATCTCGGCCTGCCCGTCTTCAACACGGTCAAGGGCGCGGTGCGCGAAACCCGCGCCGAGGCCAGCATCGTCTTCGTGCCGCCGCCCTTCGCCGCTGATTCGATCATGGAGGCGGCGGATGCGGGGATAAAACTCTGCGTCTGCATCACCGACGGCATCCCCTCGCAGGACATGATGCAGGTCAAGCGCTACATGCGCCGCTACCGCTTCGAGGACCGCATGCGGCTGGTCGGCCCGAACTGCGCTGGCATGATCACGCCGGGACAGGCGCTGATGGGCATCATGCCCGGTTCGATCTACCTGCCCGGCCGCATCGGCATTGTCGGCCGCTCGGGAACGCTCGGCTATGAGGCCGCCTCGCAGATGAAGGCGCTCGGCATTGGTGTGTCAACCAGCGTCGGCATCGGCGGCGATCCAATCAACGGCTCGTCCTTCAAGGACATTCTGAGGCTGTTCGAACAGGATGACGAGACCGATGCCGTGGTGATGATCGGCGAGATCGGCGGGCCGCAGGAAGCCGAAGCCGCGATCTGGGCGCGCGACAGCATGCGCAAGCCATTGATCGCCTATATCGCCGGCCTTTCGGCGCCGAAAGGCCGCCGCATGGGCCATGCCGGCGCCATCATTTCGGCCTTCGGCGAGTCGGCGCAGGAGAAGGTCGAAATCCTGAAAGAGGCCGGCGTCGTCATCGTGCCGACGCCGTCCTCCTTCGGCGAAGTCGTGGCGGATACGCTGGCACGCATAAAGAAGGCTGCTTGA
- a CDS encoding IS630 family transposase (programmed frameshift) has protein sequence MGKAVSQDLRLRLVRGIAEGKSRRAVAAQFEVAPSTAVRVQARYAATGSVEPARQGRPAGSGKLGPYRQAIVDKVMARPDITMPELGAWLEDEHGVRADPSNLSKLLCREGFTYKKSLLASEQERPDVRAARREWRDHHQPLMRAVPARIVFIDETSVKTNMTPLRGRSLRGKRLLADAPFGKWHTQTFIAGLRCHELVAPWIIEGAIDGAAFDAYVETQLAPALGRGDIVILDNLNVHKSPRAAEALKQRGARFLFLPKYSPDLNPIEMAFAKLKTLLRKAKARTYDDLVRAVGSICAMFDPTECWNYLKQAGYVAC, from the exons ATGGGCAAAGCGGTTTCGCAGGATTTGAGGCTACGACTTGTTCGCGGCATTGCCGAGGGCAAGTCGCGGCGGGCAGTTGCGGCGCAGTTTGAGGTGGCGCCTTCGACGGCGGTACGCGTTCAGGCACGCTATGCGGCGACTGGTTCCGTCGAACCGGCCCGTCAGGGGCGTCCTGCCGGGTCTGGCAAACTCGGCCCGTATCGTCAGGCCATTGTCGACAAAGTGATGGCCAGGCCGGACATCACGATGCCTGAGCTTGGCGCGTGGCTTGAAGACGAGCACGGCGTCAGGGCGGACCCGTCGAACCTGTCGAAGTTGCTGTGCCGGGAGGGGTTTACGTATAAAAAAAGC CTGCTGGCGTCGGAGCAAGAACGGCCCGACGTGAGAGCGGCGCGGCGTGAGTGGCGCGACCATCATCAGCCTCTGATGCGCGCCGTGCCGGCGCGGATCGTCTTCATCGACGAAACGAGCGTGAAGACCAACATGACCCCATTGCGCGGGCGCAGCCTGCGCGGCAAGAGGCTCCTCGCCGATGCGCCCTTCGGCAAATGGCATACCCAGACCTTCATCGCCGGCCTGCGTTGCCATGAACTGGTGGCCCCCTGGATCATCGAGGGAGCCATCGACGGTGCGGCGTTCGATGCCTATGTCGAAACCCAGCTCGCACCGGCTCTCGGGCGCGGCGACATCGTTATTCTGGACAATCTCAATGTCCACAAAAGTCCGCGCGCCGCAGAGGCACTCAAACAGCGCGGCGCCAGGTTCCTCTTCCTGCCCAAATATTCGCCGGACCTCAACCCGATCGAGATGGCCTTCGCAAAACTCAAAACCCTGTTGCGAAAGGCCAAAGCGCGCACCTACGACGATCTCGTCCGCGCCGTCGGAAGCATCTGCGCCATGTTCGATCCAACCGAATGCTGGAACTATCTCAAACAGGCAGGCTACGTTGCATGTTAA
- the lipB gene encoding lipoyl(octanoyl) transferase LipB: MPERSQIATSFLPLPGSAPVEWLVEPGLTAYPDALAFMEARAEAIRGGATGEMVWLVEHPPLYTAGTSARIEDLIDPDRFPVFSAGRGGEYTYHGPGQRVAYVMLDLKRRREDVRAFVAALEQWIIGTLAVFNVRGERREDRVGVWVVRPDRPALPDGSPAEDKIAAIGIRLRRWVSFHGIAINVEPNLGHFGGIVPCGVQDHGVTSLVDLGLPIGMADLDLALKSAFEDVFGPAAALPAEAARKIG; encoded by the coding sequence ATGCCAGAACGCAGCCAGATCGCCACGTCGTTCCTGCCGCTCCCCGGTTCGGCGCCGGTCGAATGGCTGGTCGAGCCTGGCCTCACCGCCTACCCCGATGCGCTGGCCTTCATGGAGGCGCGTGCCGAGGCGATCCGCGGCGGAGCAACCGGAGAAATGGTCTGGCTGGTCGAACATCCACCGCTCTATACCGCCGGCACCAGCGCGCGCATCGAGGACCTGATCGATCCTGACCGCTTTCCGGTCTTTTCGGCCGGGCGTGGCGGCGAATACACCTATCATGGCCCCGGCCAGCGGGTCGCCTATGTCATGCTCGACCTGAAGCGGCGCCGCGAGGATGTGCGCGCCTTCGTCGCCGCGCTCGAACAGTGGATCATCGGCACGCTCGCCGTCTTCAACGTGCGCGGCGAACGGCGCGAGGACCGGGTCGGTGTCTGGGTTGTCCGGCCCGATCGCCCTGCTCTGCCGGACGGCTCGCCGGCAGAGGACAAGATCGCGGCAATAGGCATTCGGCTGCGGCGCTGGGTGAGCTTTCACGGCATAGCCATCAACGTCGAGCCGAACCTCGGCCATTTCGGCGGCATCGTGCCCTGCGGCGTGCAGGATCACGGCGTCACCAGCCTCGTCGACCTCGGCCTTCCCATTGGCATGGCCGACCTTGATCTGGCGCTCAAATCCGCCTTCGAGGACGTCTTCGGCCCCGCCGCGGCCTTGCCTGCCGAGGCTGCTCGCAAGATCGGTTGA